In Amycolatopsis jiangsuensis, the following proteins share a genomic window:
- a CDS encoding winged helix-turn-helix transcriptional regulator has protein sequence MTSSGSRARGVRGDLFDPTCPTRALLDRIGTKWTSMAVKVLAEAAPAEVRFADLRRRMPGVSQKMLSVTLQSLARDGLVARRVEDSVPPRVHYRLTALGTSLDAALAVLRTWAEDHMPEVDRAHHAADRTG, from the coding sequence GTGACCTCGTCCGGAAGCCGCGCGCGTGGGGTTCGCGGCGACCTGTTCGATCCGACCTGCCCGACGCGTGCGCTGCTCGACCGGATCGGTACCAAGTGGACCTCGATGGCGGTCAAGGTGCTCGCCGAAGCCGCCCCGGCCGAGGTCCGGTTCGCCGACCTGCGACGCCGGATGCCCGGCGTGTCCCAGAAAATGCTCTCCGTCACGCTGCAGAGCCTGGCCCGCGACGGCCTCGTCGCCCGCCGGGTCGAGGATTCCGTGCCACCCCGCGTGCACTACCGGCTGACCGCGCTCGGCACGTCACTGGACGCGGCGCTGGCCGTGCTGCGCACCTGGGCGGAGGACCACATGCCCGAGGTCGACCGGGCCCACCACGCGGCGGACCGTACCGGCTGA
- a CDS encoding alpha/beta fold hydrolase, which yields MGAPVPPPVELRKVTVGDARLNVAIAGTGPAVVLLHGFPHTWQLWSAVLGPLAARYRVLAPDLRGLGASSPGEAGFDAGTIATDLGGLLDALSEPDAAVVAIDLAVPGALLFALRQPERIRRLVLMESLAGPLPGAEDFLAGGPPWWFGFHAVPGLAETVLFGHEAEYVGWFLDQGTLGRGIAPRLSTAFAEAYTGVEALRCAFGYYRALAESGRQLTEAVARTRLTVPVMTVGAHPVGEALERQLRPFADDLTGHLLAECGHLIPLERPRELAGLLLPFLASGHEKGELPLPIVSNV from the coding sequence ATGGGCGCACCTGTCCCGCCGCCGGTCGAGCTGCGGAAGGTCACGGTGGGCGACGCCCGGCTGAACGTGGCGATCGCCGGCACCGGCCCGGCCGTCGTGCTGCTGCACGGATTCCCGCACACCTGGCAGCTCTGGAGTGCGGTGCTGGGCCCGCTGGCCGCGCGGTACCGCGTACTCGCGCCGGACCTGCGCGGCCTGGGCGCGAGCAGCCCTGGAGAGGCCGGATTCGACGCGGGCACGATCGCCACCGACCTCGGGGGACTGCTGGACGCACTGTCCGAACCCGACGCGGCGGTGGTGGCGATCGACCTGGCCGTTCCGGGCGCGCTGCTGTTCGCACTGCGGCAGCCGGAGCGGATCCGCCGGCTCGTGCTGATGGAGTCGCTCGCCGGTCCGCTGCCCGGCGCCGAGGATTTTCTTGCCGGAGGCCCACCGTGGTGGTTCGGGTTCCACGCCGTTCCCGGGCTCGCCGAGACCGTCCTTTTCGGACACGAGGCGGAGTACGTCGGCTGGTTCCTGGATCAGGGCACGCTCGGCCGCGGGATCGCGCCGCGGCTGAGCACCGCGTTTGCGGAGGCCTACACCGGTGTGGAAGCCCTCCGGTGTGCGTTCGGGTACTACCGCGCGCTTGCGGAAAGCGGCCGGCAGCTCACCGAAGCCGTCGCGCGGACCCGGCTCACCGTGCCGGTGATGACCGTCGGCGCGCATCCGGTGGGCGAGGCGCTGGAACGGCAGCTGCGTCCCTTCGCCGACGACCTCACCGGTCACCTGCTGGCCGAGTGCGGGCACCTGATCCCCCTGGAACGCCCGCGCGAGCTGGCCGGCCTGCTGCTGCCGTTTCTGGCTTCGGGGCACGAAAAAGGGGAGCTTCCGCTCCCCATCGTATCCAACGTATAG